In one Penaeus monodon isolate SGIC_2016 chromosome 20, NSTDA_Pmon_1, whole genome shotgun sequence genomic region, the following are encoded:
- the LOC119585891 gene encoding uncharacterized protein LOC119585891, with product MKKLHVAAEWDKDVDPSKAFVIDGQFANGEVRAAFRYGEREVSIIGKLIDSGVEVETKWAADKRIFVNVHYTLGNTKSLAATVQTPFQGWEKQDATFTFSITDHEVESRFSATWRNTQQIALTVTGKVEPGLFTNALSTKVAFTSTFDNYERISFSLDHNMVDSTIKTQLEGAWNQEKMEGNFQLTPNTNGVDARATFTSPVTENILVALHHELLNKQLSTTFEVKYGQEISTATATGHVDLGDVHDINLVFKVDTPVSLIPEINANLKYSLSGQSLNLITEGKIGEKKIMLNVTGQRTVTGDTTDISGDVRFITPFTYPLTASLKHTHDTEHFTSQFEMTRMWSTYGSVKVHAQGNMVSKNDVEFKVDVSSPVSKGSIAFKHTVTNTKMDSLVDVIFNSERIHVSVGGLLDVSRSLANIEAEVTSTFSGLDDIKVTIDSKKEGNTRTSNIVLMKGTKSVVIDHTILFNDWFNWGNSFIVNGVYKLDNKQMHAGSLYKHQLEYMWDRQLVQFEGTFDKRISGNTRQIDAQVSLSTPWTEDMKLDLHHQDDGVEYKPTLIFEYRPGMKIEVTSVLKCDSSFLYIASTLTTPFWQPLGYKLNIEFLPRKTATLVLTRGANRTTIDITGNYEQGKIDGELHIDSTYLTKPVSLEVFYDIISAEKKVNLVLDFDKRYEITGTIAGHLKQAKWSLITELPLEAVQKLGFSGEYNVEVMPFTAHTVLVFNTQKYQVNSKINADEFQINMDFNGKTGSLVSSWNYQESYADVEIDFQSPFTTLDNMSVSGMYDFRSEKKVTLKMTRNSKEINLSGRLEGQTIVFEGTTPFSGWETLKASFFISSSAVKAFVSRNDRKVEVTGTLHIRKVKGKINLTINTPYAGYETVSVDTNYSLQGQVKTVEFEAKFGSQELSLKGDIKTNNILAPEMTLNIITPFEATRTLGGEAHWDLRNLVKTAEVKAFRNDRHYHWQLETAADSPLKGYANSKITTPIAGWTTVSLEGNFDFTSMPYRALFTYNKEAVIRTFEVQVSVAENAVSGEITTPISGWEKIA from the exons ATGAAGAAACTACATGTTGCTGCCGAATGGGACAAAGATGTAGATCCTTCAAAAGCTTTCGTCATTGATGGACAGTTTGCTAATGGCGAAGTCAGAGCGGCATTCAG ATATGGCGAGAGGGAAGTGTCCATCATTGGCAAGCTAATTGACAGTGGTGTGGAGGTGGAAACTAAATGGGCTGCTGACAAGAGAATCTTTGTCAATGTTCACTACACACTTGGGAATACCAAGTCACTGGCAGCTACAGTGCAGACGCCATTCCAAGGCTGGGAAAAACAGGATGCCACCTTTACCTTCTCCATCACTGATCATGAAGTTGAGAGTCGCTTTTCTGCTACATGGAGGAACACACAGCAAATAGCACTTACTGTCACTGGCAAGGTAGAACCTGGACTCTTTACCAATGCTCTTTCCACCAAAGTTGCATTCACAAGCACCTTTGATAACTATGAGCGTATCTCATTCTCTCTGGATCACAATATGGTTGATTCCACCATCAAGACTCAATTGGAGGGTGCCTGGAACcaagagaaaatggaaggcaaCTTCCAACTCACTCCTAACACAAATGGTGTAGATGCTCGAGCTACCTTCACTTCCCCTGTCACAGAGAACATCCTTGTGGCATTGCATCATGAGTTACTCAATAAGCAATTGTCTACTACATTTGAAGTGAAATATGGACAAGAGATCTCTACTGCTACTGCCACGGGTCACGTGGACCTCGGTGATGTGCATGACATCAATCTGGTGTTTAAGGTTGACACCCCTGTTTCTTTGATCCCTGAGATAAATGCCAATCTTAAATACTCTCTGAGTGGACAAAGTCTCAATTTGATAACTGAAGGTAAAATTGGGGAGAAGAAAATCATGCTTAATGTAACTGGCCAGAGGACTGTCACTGGTGACACTACAGACATTTCTGGAGATGTGCGTTTCATCACTCCTTTCACCTACCCTCTGACAGCATCTCTCAAGCACACCCATGACACAGAGCACTTTACATCACAGTTTGAGATGACAAGGATGTGGTCTACATACGGTAGTGTCAAGGTGCATGCTCAAGGAAACATGGTCTCCAAGAATGATGTAGAATTCAAAGTTGATGTTTCTAGCCCAGTAAGTAAGGGTTCAATCGCCTTCAAGCACACTGTTACTAACACCAAGATGGATTCCTTAGTTGATGTCATTTTCAACTCTGAACGTATTCATGTGTCTGTGGGTGGTCTTCTGGATGTGTCCAGGAGCTTAGCAAACATTGAAGCTGAAGTTACTTCCACTTTCAGTGGCCTAGATGATATAAAAGTCACCATTGATAGCAAGAAGGAGGGCAACACAAGAACCTCCAACATAGTCCTCATGAAGGGAACAAAATCTGTTGTAATTGATCATACCATTCTCTTCAATGATTGGTTCAACTGGGGAAATTCCTTCATTGTAAATGGAGTCTACAAATTAGACAACAAGCAGATGCATGCTGGTTCTTTGTACAAACACCAACTTGAGTACATGTGGGATCGCCAACTTGTGCAATTCGAGGGAACTTTTGACAAGAGGATCTCTGGAAATACCCGTCAGATTGATGCACAAGTCTCCCTTTCCACTCCTTGGACTGAGGACATGAAACTTGATTTACATCACCAAGATGATGGTGTTGAATACAAACCAACCCTTATCTTTGAGTACAGGCCTGGAATGAAGATTGAAGTTACCTCTGTTCTGAAATGTGACTCATCATTCTTATACATTGCATCCACTCTTACAACACCATTCTGGCAGCCACTGGGATACAAACTCAACATTGAATTCCTGCCAAGAAAGACTGCCACTCTTGTTTTAACACGTGGAGCCAACAGAACTACTATTGACATCACAGGAAACTATGAACAAGGAAAGATAGATGGTGAGTTGCATATTGATTCTACATACCTTACCAAACCAGTTTCTCTGGAAGTGTTCTATGACATCATTTCAGCTGAAAAGAAAGTGAACTTGGTGCTTGATTTTGACAAAAGGTATGAGATAACAGGAACCATTGCTGGTCACCTTAAACAAGCTAAATGGTCTCTTATAACTGAACTTCCTCTTGAAGCTGTACAGAAACTTGGTTTCAGTGGTGAGTACAATGTTGAAGTCATGCCCTTCACTGCCCATACAGTATTGGTTTTCAACACCCAGAAATACCAGGTAAATAGCAAGATCAATGCAGATGAATTCCAAATCAATATGGATTTCAATGGAAAAACCGGAAGTTTAGTCAGCAGTTGGAACTACCAGGAGAGCTATGCTGATGTTGAAATCGACTTCCAATCACCATTTACAACACTGGACAATATGTCTGTCTCAGGAATGTATGACTTCCGTAGTGAAAAGAAAGTGACCCTTAAGATGACCCGTAACTCAAAGGAAATCAACCTGTCTGGGCGACTTGAAGGACAAACCATTGTTTTCGAAGGCACAACTCCATTCAGTGGATGGGAAACCCTTAAGGCCTCATTCTTCATTTCCAGTTCTGCTGTTAAAGCCTTTGTGTCCAGGAATGACCGTAAGGTTGAGGTTACAGGAACACTGCACATCAGAAAAGTCAAGGGAAAGATTAATCTCACCATTAATACTCCATATGCTGGCTATGAAACCGTTTCTGTTGACACAAACTACAGCTTACAGGGCCAAGTGAAAACAGTGGAGTTTGAAGCCAAATTTGGCTCACAAGAACTCTCCTTAAAGGGAGACATCAAGACAAACAACATTTTAGCTCCTGAGATGACTCTCAATATCATTACTCCATTTGAAGCTACAAGAACTCTTGGTGGAGAAGCTCACTGGGACCTGAGAAACCTTGTCAAGACTGCCGAAGTGAAGGCTTTCCGCAATGATCGCCACTACCACTGGCAGCTAGAGACAGCTGCTGATAGTCCCCTAAAGGGTTATGCCAATTCCAAGATCACAACTCCCATTGCTGGATGGACAACAGTCAGTTTGGAAGGAAACTTTGATTTCACCTCCATGCCTTACAGGGCACTTTTTACTTACAACAAAGAAGCAGTTATCAGAACATTTGAAGTACAAGTCAGTGTAGCAGAAAATGCAGTATCTGGTGAAATTACAACACCAATCTCTGGATGGGAGAAGATTGCGTGA